From a region of the Rouxiella sp. S1S-2 genome:
- the rplL gene encoding 50S ribosomal protein L7/L12, protein MSITKDQIIEGVAALSVMEIVELIAAMEEKFGVSAAAAVAGPAAAAEAVEEKTEFDVVLKGIGANKVAVIKAVRSATGLGLKEAKDLVESAPAALKEGISKDDAEALKKALEEAGAEVEVK, encoded by the coding sequence ATGTCTATCACTAAAGACCAAATCATTGAAGGCGTTGCAGCTCTGTCTGTAATGGAAATCGTAGAACTGATCGCTGCGATGGAAGAGAAATTCGGCGTTTCTGCTGCTGCTGCTGTTGCTGGCCCTGCTGCCGCTGCTGAAGCTGTAGAAGAGAAAACCGAGTTTGACGTTGTACTGAAAGGTATCGGCGCAAACAAAGTTGCAGTAATCAAAGCTGTTCGTAGCGCAACTGGCCTGGGCTTGAAAGAAGCTAAAGACCTGGTTGAGTCTGCACCAGCAGCTCTGAAAGAAGGCATCAGCAAAGACGACGCTGAAGCACTGAAAAAAGCTCTGGAAGAAGCTGGCGCTGAAGTTGAAGTT
- the rplJ gene encoding 50S ribosomal protein L10, with amino-acid sequence MALNLQDKQAIVAEVNEVAKGALSAVVADSRGVTVDKMTELRKAGREAGVYMRVVRNTLMRRVVEGTPFECLKDTFVGPTLIAFSHEHPGAAARLFKDFAKANAKFEVKAAAFEGEFISADQIDRLATLPTYDEAVARLMATMKEAAAGKLVRTLAAVRDQKEEATAA; translated from the coding sequence ATGGCATTAAATCTTCAAGACAAACAAGCGATTGTTGCTGAAGTCAACGAAGTAGCCAAAGGCGCGCTGTCTGCGGTTGTTGCGGATTCTCGCGGCGTTACCGTAGATAAAATGACTGAACTGCGTAAAGCAGGTCGTGAAGCTGGCGTTTACATGCGTGTTGTTCGTAACACCTTGATGCGCCGCGTCGTTGAAGGTACTCCATTCGAGTGCCTGAAAGACACGTTTGTTGGTCCAACCTTGATCGCGTTTTCTCATGAACACCCAGGCGCTGCTGCCCGTTTGTTCAAAGATTTCGCTAAAGCGAACGCTAAGTTCGAGGTTAAAGCTGCGGCCTTTGAAGGTGAGTTCATTTCAGCCGATCAAATCGATCGTCTGGCAACTCTGCCTACTTACGATGAAGCAGTCGCACGCCTGATGGCAACCATGAAAGAAGCCGCTGCCGGCAAATTGGTTCGCACATTGGCTGCTGTTCGCGATCAGAAAGAAGAAGCTACTGCTGCTTAA
- the rplA gene encoding 50S ribosomal protein L1: MAKLTKRLRVIRDKVDTTKQYEINEALALLKELATAKFVESVDVAVNLGIDARKSDQNVRGATVLPNGTGRSVRVAVFAQGANAEAAKAAGAELVGMEDLADQIKKGEMNFDVVIASPDAMRVVGQLGQVLGPRGLMPNPKVGTVTPNVAEAVKNAKAGQVRYRNDKNGIIHTTIGKVDFDADKLKENLEALLVALKKAKPSQAKGVFIKKVSLSTTMGAGVSVDQSGLSATVA, from the coding sequence ATGGCTAAGCTGACCAAGCGCTTGCGCGTGATCCGTGACAAAGTTGATACTACTAAACAGTATGAAATCAACGAAGCTTTAGCCCTGCTCAAAGAGCTGGCTACCGCTAAATTCGTAGAAAGCGTAGACGTTGCCGTTAACCTCGGTATCGACGCACGTAAATCTGACCAAAACGTTCGTGGTGCTACCGTTCTGCCTAACGGCACCGGTCGTTCCGTTCGCGTTGCTGTCTTCGCCCAAGGTGCAAACGCTGAAGCTGCTAAAGCTGCAGGCGCTGAGCTGGTAGGTATGGAAGACCTGGCTGACCAGATCAAGAAAGGCGAAATGAACTTCGACGTTGTTATCGCATCTCCAGATGCAATGCGCGTTGTAGGTCAATTGGGCCAAGTTCTTGGTCCACGCGGTCTGATGCCAAACCCGAAAGTGGGTACTGTAACTCCTAACGTTGCTGAAGCAGTTAAGAACGCTAAAGCGGGTCAGGTTCGTTATCGTAACGACAAAAACGGCATCATTCACACCACCATCGGTAAAGTTGACTTTGACGCTGACAAGCTGAAAGAAAACTTGGAAGCACTGCTGGTTGCGTTGAAGAAAGCCAAGCCTTCACAGGCTAAAGGCGTGTTCATCAAGAAAGTTAGCCTGTCCACCACCATGGGCGCTGGCGTTTCTGTTGATCAGAGCGGCCTTTCAGCAACAGTTGCCTAA
- the rplK gene encoding 50S ribosomal protein L11, which produces MAKKVQAYVKLQVAAGAANPSPPVGPALGQQGVNIMEFCKAFNAKTESIEKGLPIPVVITVYSDRSFTFVTKTPPAAVLLKKAAGIKSGSGKPNKDKVGTVTSTQVREIAETKAADMTGSDVEAMVRSIEGTARSMGLVVEG; this is translated from the coding sequence ATGGCCAAGAAAGTACAAGCCTACGTCAAGCTGCAAGTTGCAGCCGGCGCTGCTAACCCAAGTCCACCGGTCGGTCCGGCACTGGGTCAGCAAGGTGTTAACATCATGGAATTCTGTAAGGCGTTCAATGCTAAGACTGAAAGCATCGAAAAAGGTCTGCCGATCCCTGTTGTTATTACCGTTTATTCTGACCGTTCTTTCACCTTCGTTACCAAAACGCCTCCAGCAGCAGTTCTGCTGAAGAAAGCGGCTGGTATCAAGTCTGGTTCCGGCAAGCCGAACAAAGACAAAGTAGGTACTGTAACGAGCACTCAGGTTCGTGAAATCGCAGAAACCAAAGCTGCGGACATGACTGGTTCTGACGTGGAAGCAATGGTTCGCTCCATCGAAGGTACCGCTCGTTCCATGGGCCTGGTAGTAGAGGGATAA
- the nusG gene encoding transcription termination/antitermination protein NusG, with translation MSEAPKKRWYVVQAFSGFEGRVAQSLREHIKLHDMEELFGDVMVPTEEVVEIRGGLRRKSERKFFPGYVLVQMVMNDASWHLVRSVPRVMGFIGGTSDRPAPISDKEVDAIMNRLQQAGDKPRPKTLFEPGELVRVNDGPFADFNGVVEEVDYEKSRLKVSVSIFGRATPVELDFGQVEKG, from the coding sequence ATGTCTGAAGCACCTAAAAAACGTTGGTACGTCGTTCAGGCGTTTTCCGGCTTTGAAGGCCGCGTGGCTCAATCGCTGCGTGAGCACATCAAATTGCACGACATGGAAGAGTTGTTCGGTGACGTGATGGTTCCTACCGAGGAAGTTGTTGAAATCCGCGGTGGGCTGCGTCGCAAAAGCGAGCGTAAATTCTTCCCGGGTTATGTGCTGGTTCAGATGGTGATGAACGATGCCAGCTGGCACCTTGTTCGTAGCGTTCCGCGCGTGATGGGTTTCATCGGCGGCACCTCGGACAGGCCAGCACCAATCAGTGATAAAGAAGTTGATGCCATCATGAATCGCCTGCAGCAAGCCGGTGATAAACCACGTCCGAAAACTCTGTTCGAGCCGGGCGAGCTGGTTCGCGTCAACGACGGTCCTTTTGCAGACTTCAACGGCGTTGTCGAAGAAGTGGACTACGAAAAAAGCCGCCTGAAAGTTTCTGTTTCCATCTTTGGCCGTGCTACACCGGTTGAACTGGACTTCGGACAGGTAGAGAAGGGTTAA
- the secE gene encoding preprotein translocase subunit SecE gives MSANTEAQGSGRGLEAVKWIVVAVLLVVAIVGNYYYRAYSLPLRALAVVVVIAIAGAVALMTIKGKATVAFAREARTEVRKVIWPTRQETLHTTLIVAAVTAVMSLILWGLDGILVRLVSFITGLRF, from the coding sequence ATGAGTGCGAATACCGAGGCTCAAGGGAGCGGGCGCGGCCTGGAAGCGGTTAAGTGGATTGTTGTAGCCGTTTTACTGGTCGTAGCTATTGTCGGTAACTATTATTACCGTGCATATAGCCTGCCGTTACGTGCGTTGGCAGTTGTCGTTGTTATTGCTATTGCTGGTGCAGTAGCCCTGATGACGATTAAAGGCAAAGCAACTGTCGCCTTCGCGCGAGAAGCACGTACAGAAGTACGTAAAGTAATTTGGCCTACACGCCAGGAAACATTGCATACCACACTGATCGTGGCTGCTGTTACGGCAGTAATGTCACTGATTCTTTGGGGCCTGGATGGTATTCTGGTCCGTCTGGTATCCTTCATTACTGGCTTGAGGTTCTAA
- the tuf gene encoding elongation factor Tu, giving the protein MSKEKFERSKPHVNVGTIGHVDHGKTTLTAAITTVLAKTYGGSARAFDQIDNAPEEKARGITINTSHVEYDTPARHYAHVDCPGHADYVKNMITGAAQMDGAILVVAATDGPMPQTREHILLGRQVGVPYIIVFMNKCDMVDDEELLELVEMEVRELLSMYDFPGDDLPVVRGSALKALEGDAEWEAKIIELAGFLDSYIPEPERAIDKPFLLPIEDVFSISGRGTVVTGRVERGIVKVGEEVEIVGIKDTVKSTCTGVEMFRKLLDEGRAGENVGVLLRGIKREDIERGQVLAKPGSIKPHTKFDSEVYILSKDEGGRHTPFFKGYRPQFYFRTTDVTGTIELPEGVEMVMPGDNVNMVVTLIHPIAMDDGLRFAIREGGRTVGAGVVAKVIA; this is encoded by the coding sequence ATGTCTAAAGAAAAGTTTGAACGTTCTAAACCGCACGTCAACGTTGGTACTATCGGCCACGTTGACCACGGCAAAACTACCCTGACTGCTGCTATCACCACCGTTCTGGCTAAAACCTACGGCGGTTCTGCTCGTGCATTCGACCAGATCGATAACGCACCAGAAGAAAAAGCACGTGGTATCACCATCAACACCTCTCACGTTGAGTACGATACCCCAGCTCGTCACTACGCGCACGTTGACTGCCCAGGGCACGCCGACTACGTGAAAAACATGATTACCGGTGCTGCTCAGATGGACGGCGCTATCCTGGTTGTTGCTGCGACTGATGGCCCAATGCCACAGACTCGTGAGCACATCCTGCTGGGTCGTCAGGTTGGCGTTCCTTACATCATCGTGTTCATGAACAAATGTGACATGGTTGATGATGAAGAGCTGCTGGAACTGGTAGAAATGGAAGTTCGTGAACTTCTGTCTATGTACGACTTCCCAGGCGATGATCTGCCAGTCGTTCGTGGTTCAGCGCTGAAAGCACTGGAAGGCGACGCTGAGTGGGAAGCTAAAATCATTGAGCTGGCCGGTTTCCTGGATTCTTACATCCCAGAACCAGAGCGCGCAATTGACAAGCCATTCCTGCTGCCAATCGAAGACGTATTCTCCATCTCCGGCCGTGGTACAGTTGTTACCGGTCGTGTAGAGCGCGGTATCGTTAAAGTTGGCGAAGAAGTAGAAATCGTAGGTATCAAAGACACCGTTAAGTCTACCTGTACCGGCGTTGAAATGTTCCGTAAACTGCTTGACGAAGGTCGTGCAGGCGAGAACGTAGGTGTTCTGCTGCGCGGTATCAAGCGTGAAGACATCGAACGTGGTCAAGTATTGGCTAAACCAGGTTCAATCAAACCACACACCAAATTTGACTCAGAAGTCTATATCCTGAGCAAAGATGAAGGCGGCCGTCATACTCCGTTCTTCAAAGGCTACCGTCCACAGTTCTACTTCCGTACAACTGACGTGACCGGTACCATCGAACTGCCAGAAGGCGTAGAGATGGTAATGCCAGGTGACAACGTGAACATGGTTGTGACCCTGATCCACCCAATCGCGATGGACGACGGCCTGCGTTTCGCAATCCGTGAAGGCGGTCGTACTGTTGGTGCTGGTGTTGTTGCTAAAGTTATCGCTTAA
- a CDS encoding GNAT family N-acetyltransferase, whose translation MKIVLLNAATLPIYREELAELFCDAHAGGQPGWLCNEDSPVVSEAFFHDLREAMSRHQRLLWIARSEQGLIGTVQLELAASDTLRQCGTVSTLVVDTAARRQGVAKQLMRELENTAFSLRRGLLSLDIQAGSAAEAFYRAQGYRCSGKKSTDSPESYASPQLDRLYYKRLIPNAPLPSRTVN comes from the coding sequence ATGAAAATTGTCCTGCTCAATGCCGCAACGTTGCCTATATACCGCGAAGAACTGGCTGAACTGTTTTGCGATGCCCATGCGGGAGGCCAGCCGGGGTGGCTTTGCAATGAAGACTCCCCTGTCGTCAGCGAAGCATTTTTCCATGACTTGCGTGAGGCCATGTCGAGGCATCAGCGATTATTATGGATTGCCCGCAGTGAGCAGGGGCTAATAGGAACAGTACAGCTTGAGTTAGCGGCAAGTGATACTTTGCGGCAATGCGGTACCGTATCGACGTTAGTGGTGGATACGGCAGCCAGAAGGCAGGGTGTGGCGAAGCAGCTTATGCGGGAACTGGAGAATACGGCTTTTAGTCTGCGCCGTGGGCTGCTGTCACTCGATATACAGGCAGGCAGCGCCGCGGAGGCTTTTTATCGCGCGCAGGGTTACCGATGCTCTGGTAAAAAATCGACTGATTCGCCTGAGTCCTACGCATCTCCCCAGCTCGACAGGCTTTATTATAAGCGCTTGATCCCGAACGCTCCGCTCCCCTCACGGACCGTAAATTAA
- the coaA gene encoding type I pantothenate kinase, which translates to MKKRDLSLATPYLQFDRTQWAALRDSVPLTLKEAEIMKLKGINEDLSLEEVAQIYLPLSRLLNFYISSNLRRQAVLEQFLGTDGQKIPYVIGIAGSVAVGKSTTARLLQALLSRWPEHRSVELITTDGFLYPNKTLNERGIMKKKGFPQSYDIQQLVKFVSEVKSGAKNVSAPVYSHLIYDVIPDGNKVINQPDILILEGLNVLQSGMDYPHDPHRVFVSDFVDFSIYVDAPEDLLQSWYINRFLKFRQGAFSDPDSYFHHYSKLPEAEAVQIATGLWNDINGLNLKENILPTRERASLIMTKSANHAVENVRLRK; encoded by the coding sequence ATGAAGAAAAGAGACTTATCTTTGGCAACCCCATACCTACAGTTCGACAGAACTCAGTGGGCAGCCCTACGTGATTCAGTGCCGTTAACGCTCAAAGAAGCGGAAATCATGAAACTGAAAGGTATCAACGAGGACCTGTCTCTTGAAGAAGTTGCGCAAATCTACCTGCCGCTTTCGCGTCTGCTAAATTTCTACATCAGCTCCAACCTGCGCCGCCAGGCAGTTCTTGAGCAGTTTTTAGGAACCGATGGGCAAAAAATCCCTTATGTGATTGGCATTGCCGGCAGCGTTGCGGTGGGTAAAAGCACGACGGCGCGTCTGCTTCAGGCCCTGTTAAGCCGCTGGCCTGAGCATCGCAGTGTAGAGTTGATTACAACCGACGGTTTCCTCTATCCCAACAAAACGCTCAACGAGCGTGGGATCATGAAGAAAAAGGGGTTCCCGCAGTCATACGATATCCAGCAGCTGGTGAAGTTTGTATCCGAAGTTAAATCGGGTGCTAAAAACGTCAGTGCGCCGGTCTATTCGCATTTGATTTATGACGTCATCCCCGACGGCAATAAAGTCATTAATCAGCCGGATATACTGATACTTGAAGGTCTCAACGTTCTGCAAAGCGGGATGGATTATCCTCATGATCCACATCGTGTATTTGTGTCGGACTTTGTCGATTTTTCTATTTATGTTGATGCCCCAGAAGATTTATTACAAAGTTGGTACATCAATCGCTTCCTGAAATTCCGTCAGGGCGCCTTCTCAGATCCCGATTCTTATTTCCACCATTATTCCAAACTGCCTGAAGCCGAAGCTGTTCAAATTGCTACCGGACTGTGGAACGACATTAACGGACTGAATCTAAAAGAAAATATCTTACCTACACGCGAGCGCGCCAGTCTAATTATGACAAAGAGTGCAAATCACGCAGTAGAAAATGTCCGGCTGCGAAAATAA
- the birA gene encoding bifunctional biotin--[acetyl-CoA-carboxylase] ligase/biotin operon repressor BirA — translation MKDITVPLRLISILSNGEFHSGEQLGTELGMSRAAINKHIQTVREWGLDIFTVPGKGYRLPAPIQLLNSDKILAALPEGKVDVLPVIDSTNQYLMDRIHQLNSGDACVAEYQQAGRGRRGRKWFSPFGSNLYLSMYWKLDQGPAAAMGLSLVIGIVMAEVMQRLGAADVRVKWPNDLYLKDRKLAGILVELTGKTGDAAHLVIGAGINLRMREPAADIINQGWINLQEAGIDIDRNELTVTLLKDLRAALRQFELDGLAPFIIRWRNIDNFLDRPVKLLIGDKEIHGIERGIDQQGALLLEIDGEIKTYIGGEISLRGL, via the coding sequence ATGAAAGACATCACCGTGCCGCTGCGCCTGATTTCTATTCTGTCCAACGGTGAATTTCATTCCGGAGAACAGCTTGGAACTGAACTGGGCATGAGCAGAGCCGCCATTAACAAACATATTCAAACCGTACGAGAGTGGGGATTAGATATCTTCACTGTGCCGGGTAAAGGCTACAGACTACCGGCGCCGATACAGCTGTTGAATAGCGATAAAATCCTCGCGGCTTTGCCAGAAGGAAAGGTAGACGTTCTTCCGGTTATTGATTCAACCAATCAATATTTAATGGACCGCATTCACCAGCTTAACTCAGGTGATGCTTGCGTGGCTGAATACCAGCAGGCTGGCAGAGGGCGTCGTGGGCGCAAGTGGTTTTCACCCTTCGGCTCTAACCTTTATCTTTCAATGTATTGGAAATTGGATCAGGGTCCTGCAGCGGCTATGGGACTGAGTCTGGTTATTGGTATTGTGATGGCGGAAGTGATGCAACGCCTGGGTGCTGCCGATGTCAGAGTGAAATGGCCAAACGATCTGTACCTGAAAGATCGCAAGCTTGCGGGTATCTTAGTCGAATTAACGGGTAAAACGGGCGATGCGGCACATTTGGTTATCGGCGCCGGTATTAATCTTCGTATGCGCGAACCGGCGGCTGATATCATCAATCAGGGGTGGATTAACCTGCAGGAAGCCGGTATTGATATCGATCGCAATGAACTGACGGTCACTTTACTGAAAGACCTGCGGGCAGCGTTACGCCAATTCGAGTTGGATGGGCTTGCACCGTTTATTATACGCTGGCGCAATATTGATAATTTCCTCGATCGCCCGGTTAAATTGCTGATTGGCGATAAGGAAATACACGGTATCGAACGTGGTATTGATCAGCAGGGCGCACTATTGCTCGAAATTGATGGGGAAATTAAGACTTATATCGGCGGTGAAATATCTTTGCGCGGCCTTTGA
- the murB gene encoding UDP-N-acetylmuramate dehydrogenase yields MSSHDTSLKNLNTFAIEAQASKIITATRNEHLTDAWYLAKENHQPMLLLGEGSNVLFLENFTGIVVVNRLKGIEITQTDSEWLLHVGAGENWHQLVCHTLENNIGGLENLALIPGCVGSAPIQNIGAYGIELQSLCSYVDLLNLDNGEVLRLLAIDCLFGYRESIFKHAYREGYAIVAVGLHLPKQWHPKLTYGDLTRMDPVTVTPKQIFDSVCAMRRSKLPDPAKTGNAGSFYKNPIVDAESAEALRIDYPNMPIYPQADGKVKLAAGWLVENAGLKGFKIGGASVHQQQALVLINQDNATSQDVVALARHVRQQVADKFSVWLEPEVRFISALGEVNAVEALS; encoded by the coding sequence ATGTCGAGTCACGACACATCACTGAAAAACCTTAATACCTTCGCTATTGAAGCGCAGGCGTCAAAAATTATCACGGCGACGCGAAATGAGCATCTGACAGATGCCTGGTATTTGGCCAAGGAAAATCATCAGCCAATGTTGCTGCTTGGTGAAGGAAGTAACGTCCTGTTTCTGGAGAACTTTACCGGTATTGTGGTGGTAAATCGCCTAAAAGGCATCGAAATTACACAAACAGACAGTGAATGGCTACTCCACGTTGGAGCTGGTGAAAACTGGCATCAGCTGGTCTGCCATACTTTAGAAAATAACATCGGCGGTTTAGAAAATCTTGCGTTAATTCCGGGATGCGTTGGCTCTGCGCCAATCCAGAACATTGGCGCCTACGGCATTGAGCTGCAAAGCCTGTGCAGCTACGTTGATTTACTTAACCTTGATAACGGTGAAGTACTGCGTCTGTTGGCTATCGATTGCCTGTTTGGCTATCGTGAAAGTATCTTCAAACATGCTTATCGCGAAGGCTATGCCATTGTCGCTGTAGGATTACATTTGCCTAAACAGTGGCATCCTAAGCTGACTTATGGGGATTTGACGCGCATGGACCCCGTAACGGTCACACCAAAGCAGATATTTGATTCCGTATGTGCCATGCGCCGCAGCAAATTACCAGATCCTGCTAAAACAGGTAACGCGGGCAGCTTCTATAAGAATCCAATTGTTGATGCCGAAAGTGCAGAGGCACTGCGCATCGATTACCCAAATATGCCGATATACCCACAGGCCGACGGCAAGGTGAAACTTGCGGCAGGCTGGCTGGTCGAAAACGCTGGCCTGAAAGGTTTTAAAATAGGCGGAGCTTCAGTACATCAACAGCAGGCTTTAGTGCTGATTAACCAAGATAATGCCACCAGTCAGGACGTTGTTGCGCTCGCACGCCACGTTCGCCAGCAGGTTGCAGACAAGTTTTCCGTGTGGTTGGAGCCCGAGGTGCGATTTATCTCCGCTCTGGGTGAAGTGAACGCAGTTGAGGCTTTATCATGA
- the hemG gene encoding menaquinone-dependent protoporphyrinogen IX dehydrogenase, with translation MKALVLYSTRDGQTHAISSYIANCLKENAECDVMDLQDAENIDLSRYAKVMIGASIRYGHFSPLLDKFVKRHINHLNTMPSAFFSVNLTARKPEKRTPQTNAYTSKFLLATPWKPTQCGVFAGALRYPRYRWLDRVMIQLIMRMTGGETDTRKEVEYTDWEQVKQFAADFGKLAVKK, from the coding sequence ATGAAAGCCTTGGTACTTTACTCAACGCGTGACGGTCAAACCCATGCTATCTCTTCTTATATAGCTAACTGTTTAAAAGAGAATGCCGAATGTGACGTTATGGATCTGCAGGATGCGGAAAATATTGACCTCTCACGCTACGCCAAGGTGATGATTGGTGCATCTATTCGCTACGGCCACTTCTCCCCGCTGCTCGACAAGTTTGTTAAGCGCCACATTAATCATCTAAACACCATGCCGTCGGCTTTCTTCTCGGTAAACCTGACTGCGCGTAAGCCGGAGAAGCGTACGCCGCAAACCAACGCCTATACCAGCAAGTTCCTTTTAGCTACGCCGTGGAAGCCAACGCAGTGCGGCGTTTTTGCAGGCGCGCTGCGTTATCCGCGTTATCGCTGGCTCGACAGAGTGATGATCCAGTTAATAATGCGTATGACCGGTGGCGAAACCGATACCCGTAAAGAAGTTGAGTACACTGACTGGGAGCAGGTGAAGCAGTTTGCAGCCGACTTTGGCAAATTAGCGGTTAAGAAATAG
- the trkH gene encoding Trk system potassium transporter TrkH — MHFRAITRIVGVLVILFSGTMIIPGIVALIYRDGAGRAFSETFFVALAIGLFLWVPNRKQRSELKPREGFLIVVLFWTVLGSVGALPFLFSERPNLSLTDAFFESFSGLTTTGATTLVGLDSLPHAILFYRQMLQWFGGMGIIVLAVAILPILGVGGMQLYRAEMPGPLKDNKMRPRIAETAKTLWFIYILLTIACALALWGAGMSGFDAIGHSFSTIALGGFSTHDASIGYFHSGTINTIIAIFLLISGCNYGLHFALLSGRNIKVYWRDPEFRMFIGVQFTLVLVCTSVLWMHDTYTSGLETVNQAFFQVVSMATTAGYTTDSISKWPLFLPILLLCSAFIGGCAGSTGGGLKVIRILLLYLQGSRELKRLVHPNAVYTIKLGNRALPERILEAVWGFFSAYALVFIVSMLAIVATGVDNFSAFAAVTATLNNLGPGLGVVADNFQSMNHVAKWILIVTMLFGRLEVFTLLVLFTPTFWKE, encoded by the coding sequence ATGCATTTCCGTGCCATAACCCGAATTGTCGGGGTGCTCGTTATCCTATTCTCCGGAACGATGATTATTCCCGGAATAGTGGCATTAATTTATAGAGACGGGGCAGGGCGCGCGTTCAGTGAGACGTTTTTCGTTGCGCTGGCCATCGGCCTGTTTCTGTGGGTTCCCAATCGAAAACAGCGCAGCGAGCTGAAACCCCGCGAGGGCTTCCTCATCGTGGTGCTATTTTGGACCGTACTGGGGAGCGTAGGGGCTTTACCCTTCTTATTTTCCGAACGGCCCAATCTCTCTCTGACCGATGCCTTTTTTGAATCTTTTTCAGGATTGACAACCACCGGTGCGACCACGTTAGTCGGGCTCGACAGCCTGCCGCACGCGATTCTGTTTTATCGCCAAATGCTGCAGTGGTTTGGCGGTATGGGGATCATCGTGCTGGCGGTGGCGATTTTACCTATTTTAGGCGTGGGCGGTATGCAGCTCTATCGCGCCGAAATGCCGGGTCCCTTAAAAGACAATAAAATGCGTCCGCGTATCGCCGAGACGGCAAAAACGCTGTGGTTTATCTATATTCTGCTGACCATTGCCTGCGCGTTGGCGCTGTGGGGAGCCGGTATGTCGGGGTTTGACGCTATCGGCCACAGCTTCTCGACTATCGCCCTCGGGGGTTTTTCAACCCATGATGCCAGTATCGGCTATTTCCACAGCGGGACGATTAATACCATCATTGCTATATTCCTGTTGATCTCTGGCTGTAACTACGGCCTGCACTTTGCGCTGCTCAGCGGGCGTAATATTAAAGTCTACTGGCGTGACCCAGAATTTCGCATGTTTATTGGTGTGCAATTTACCCTGGTGCTGGTTTGCACCTCGGTACTGTGGATGCACGACACTTATACATCGGGGCTTGAGACGGTAAATCAGGCTTTCTTCCAGGTAGTCTCTATGGCAACGACGGCGGGATACACCACGGACAGTATTTCCAAGTGGCCGCTGTTTTTACCGATTCTTCTACTTTGCTCGGCGTTCATCGGCGGATGTGCCGGTTCTACCGGCGGTGGTCTCAAGGTCATTCGTATTCTTCTTTTATACCTGCAGGGGTCACGCGAGCTTAAACGTCTGGTTCACCCAAATGCGGTCTATACCATCAAGCTGGGTAATCGTGCATTGCCAGAGCGAATTCTTGAAGCCGTATGGGGATTCTTCTCTGCCTATGCGCTGGTGTTTATTGTCAGCATGTTGGCGATTGTGGCGACCGGTGTAGATAACTTCTCTGCCTTTGCTGCGGTAACGGCCACGCTGAACAACTTGGGACCCGGCCTTGGCGTTGTGGCAGATAACTTCCAGTCGATGAATCACGTCGCGAAATGGATCCTAATCGTGACCATGTTGTTTGGGCGTCTTGAAGTATTCACCTTATTAGTGCTGTTTACGCCAACCTTCTGGAAGGAGTAA
- a CDS encoding IMPACT family protein, giving the protein MQPYPVPAQSVEISEEIKKSRFITLLEPTAGIEAAKAFIQRIKSLHPSARHHCWAFVAGPPNDSQQLGFSDDGEPAGTAGKPILGQLMGSGIGEITAVVVRYYGGIKLGTGGLVRAYGNGVQLALAQLTVLEKVPQAEFLLQCDYAQISMIETLLQQVGGSILESKYGAAVDLRLTLPAYDAAEITNRLFNLSRGSLVLQPV; this is encoded by the coding sequence ATGCAGCCTTATCCTGTTCCCGCGCAGTCAGTCGAGATTAGCGAAGAGATAAAAAAGAGCCGTTTTATTACCCTGCTGGAGCCAACGGCAGGGATTGAAGCGGCGAAGGCTTTTATCCAGCGGATCAAAAGTTTGCATCCGTCTGCGCGTCATCACTGCTGGGCTTTTGTCGCCGGGCCACCCAATGACTCTCAGCAGTTGGGGTTCTCGGACGATGGCGAGCCGGCGGGTACGGCGGGTAAACCGATCCTCGGGCAGCTGATGGGCAGCGGAATTGGCGAGATAACCGCCGTGGTCGTACGCTATTACGGCGGCATAAAGTTAGGCACCGGTGGGCTGGTCCGCGCCTATGGTAACGGCGTTCAGCTGGCATTGGCCCAGCTGACCGTTTTAGAAAAAGTGCCACAGGCAGAATTCTTGCTGCAGTGCGACTACGCACAAATATCGATGATTGAAACGCTATTGCAGCAGGTCGGTGGCAGTATTTTGGAAAGTAAATACGGCGCAGCGGTGGATTTACGTCTGACGTTGCCGGCCTACGATGCGGCAGAAATTACGAACCGACTGTTTAATCTCAGCCGGGGTTCGCTGGTTCTGCAGCCTGTTTGA